DNA sequence from the Methanolobus sp. ZRKC5 genome:
AAATAATATCTCAGGGTCGTTGGAGGATGCAATAGCGATTGATGCATCGGTGGTTCCTGCAACGGAAGTATTCCCTTTTATCTGCATAATGGGAAGTGTCAGGGTTTCACCATTGAAGTGAAACTCAGGAGGTGATATCATTATTGTTCCGCCTGTAGGATATCTGGACCAGACACCTCCACCCTCATAGGCAATTATGCGATCATTGTATGTGTATACGATCTTTCCCATCGATGTGTTAAATCCTGCAAAGTCTGTCTTATTCTCATAGTCTGCCCATGCATTCCAATAACTACGATTCTGGTAAAAATCATCATACCATGTTGAATTTGATGAAAGTCCTATGATCATTATCTGGCTTTCATTGTAGGCATCATCGTCCCCCATAATTTCCACATTACCACCCATCAGGGAAAGTCTGGTTGTTTGAAGGGGAGATTCCCCAAGGGCTGCCTTGCTTGTTCTTGAGTCAAAGACTGTAAAAGCCTGCTCTATTTTCTGGGCTTTAGCCATGTCTTGCATGCTGTCTATTGCAGGCATGGTGTAGAGTATCATTATACCTATTGACAGGAGCGTGATTGCCAGCATTATTACAATTCCTACAACCGACGAAACAGCAAGTTTATTCCCTGACAGATCCTTTCCCATTTTTTAACTCCATATGATTATTAATCGATAGTAACGTCCATGGCCGCCTTGACGATGTATACATCTATATTTTCGGTATAAATCTTACCTGCTAAAACAGTTTGAGTCGTCTCGTTAAGCTCTATGGTTGACATGCCAAGGTGTTCGTTCAGGTATCTTTCCCATGCTTCAAAGTAATCGCTTGTTATCGTTATGTTTACCTCTGATACATTCTGGTAGCTTTCAATAGATCTTCTTCCTGCATCAGCAGTAACCCGCACAAGTCCTGATCCGGAAACCGAGCTGCTGCCTGAAATACTTGCATCCGGTATCGCAAGTACATTATTTGCATAGGTAAAACGCGGCTGTGCAAGCATGATTGAATCTCCTGAACTGTATCTGGCCCAAACACCGCTATTCTCATAAGAAATTAAAGTGTCTTGGAAATCATTCTCTACATTTCCCATCTTCTTTCCAAATGATAATGTTTCAGAGGAACCTGCTGAATTATTCCAGACCTGCATGCTTATATTGATATAATTATTCCCTGTTACAGAAAGTGACCCACCATGCATTTTCAGTTCAACTGACTGAGCAGGAGCATTTCCGAATACCACTTTATTCACGTTTGGTGCAAGCACCTTAAAACTTTGCTTTATATTCTCGGTGTGCTGGGTTTCCTGCATATGTTCTAACATCGGCACGCCAGCTACTACGATGATTCCGGTTGCAAGAAGTATGATGCTTAGAATGATGCTGTAGTCTACCATTTCTGATACTGCATCATCCGATTTAGTAAAATTATTTTTCATGCAACTCTTCCTGTTTTTAAAATATTTCTATCATATTTGAGGCTGGATCGTAGTACAATATGAATTCATCTGATCCACTGAACAATTTTACCGATGCCACTTCGGTTTCGTGTACTTTGTATGGTACTTTTACCCTGGTTGCATCTTTTCCATGGGATTCAAATATGATCTCATTGGTCTGGTTCGATAGCTCCATGGAATATTGCTGACCTGCAATCTCATCAGGAAGTGGTAATTGGAAGAAGAAACTACCGACTTCACCACCTGCATTCCGAGTTATCTGGACCGCAGTATCGATATTGGATATCTGCAATGCCATGTCGTTCCCGTGTATCTCGAACTCATCCCGCATAATGGTTTGTTCTGCCCTGTCCATCATGCTATAGAATGAGCTTATCACAACCATCATGGTTATCACTGTTATCGCCAAAGTCAATATGAAGCCCACTGAAATGGATACCGCTTTCTCATCATCTTTGAATTGTCGGATCATATCTGCCCCTTCGGTAACGTAATAGGTATTGTCACATTGATCTCAAGATGCCCGTTCTTGTTCAGTTTCATGTTGCTATTGACGACATCTACTCTTTCAATGTAGAATGGGTCTCCATTGACAAGATCGCCTGATATCAGGAAAGTGCCCATGGCCTGACTTCCATTTATGAATTTGATGCTGTAGGTCTCGCCTATAGTCTGGTTGCTGAAATAATAATTGAAGTCAGCTGTATCGGCCTTATTTGATGTAATGTTAATTTCGCTGAATGAATCATCTTTATGATTGAGTACAGAGCTGCTATCGTATACAGTAAGGTTGATATTGCCACTTGAATTGAACATTGTGGCTGACCAGATTGTAGTGCCTGATTGATTGTTAACTTCTATTACAAACTTGTTTGATTCATTTCTCAGTGTGGATGCATTGGGTATGGATAAAAGAAACTTGTCAGTGTAATTTACCCTCTCAATGACCACCCAGTCATCATTTCCATCAGGTAGGCCATTCTGAGTGAAATATGCATCCTGAAATGTACCGGTGTCGAGAGAAAATATAAAGCCTGAAAGCGAATAGCTCTCGACCATCTTCTCCGAGTAGTTCGCCATGTAGGCATCGAACGTTGCATTGTCAGATCCACTATTTGAGTCTGCATATGCCTTTTCATAAGCTTCGGTAGTGGTCTGCACAATGTTGGAAAAATCAAAGACGTTTGTCTCGATACTTGACTCAGAGGCTGTATTGCTTGCATAGACTATGTTGTTAAGCATGACAGTCAGGACTACGATGCCTATGCCGATTATAAAACCGGCAATCAATATCATCTGTCCGGATTCGTTCAGTCTTTTCATGTTAACACCGTCTTCTTTTTACATTCTCCACAAAGTTATTTCCACGTCAATGAGATTATAGAAATCAGTATTTGTGTCTGCATCCGCTATGCCTGTGTAGTATTGGAATTGGGAAGAATTCGATATGTCTGAATTTGATAATAATACTCTTCTGGATACTGTTACAGCGTTATCCGAGGGTTCACCATTGTAGATGTAATCTAAGGTCATTACGGCTCTTGCATCATTAATCACAGCAAATTGCACATTGTGTGCTATACCTTTGGAAACGATCACACTCTCCAATAGGTCAGCTGTCGAGCTGTTTTCGAGGTTGTTATTGTTTTTAGATACGTAATCGATAGAATTCCAGGCATACTCATCTCCGTCCCAGTCCAATATGTCTTCTTTGAGGCTGGAGTTATGTCCGGATTGAGAGTGATCGAGCACGGTCAGCATATCCTGTGCCAGGATCTGAAGCTGTGCTTCTATGTGTGCATTCGCCGTTGAGGATGTAAGAGGAGTAAGTGAAGTTGCCTGTACAGTGAAGATTATTATTCCTGTGACGATCATGAGGGCCATGAGAGCTTCCAGGGTATGTAACTGGGCCGATGTATCGAATTTAACATTAAATGGACATTTCTCATCGATCATATTACCACACTCTCACAGATAGCATTCTCTGAGTTTCATTCCCGGTATTTTCATCCCGGACAATGACTATTCTTTTAGTCTGGCCTATGTTTCCCTGTGTAGGCAACGTTTTCCCTGTGGAATGTATCAGTAAACCAGATGAGATGCTTTCCATTGTGATGTTGAATTCATACCGCAAGTAGGAACTACTCATTCCATAGTATTCGATTGTACTTTCATAATCGGCATTTGTTTGATTAAAGAAATAATCAACTTTTGTACCGTTGAGCAAATTGGGTGTATGGGGATTTCCAGCACTCATGTTTTGTTCGACCATATTTGTCGAGATCCTGTCTGCTATGAGTGTCACTTCATCCGAGTTCGACTGGAAAGGGGTGAAAAGCCCTGCGGTATATGAAAAAACAAAGATGACACTTGTCAGGAAAATAGCGATGCCTATCAGGTAATCTATGTGCATCTGGCCACGGGTATCGATCATAATTCCTCAACATATATATGTTGTCTATTATATAAAAGGATAATTGTAAATTAATTATATTTCCTGCACTTCATTTAAGGGTAGCTGTAAGGTCATTTCTGCTGATATGGAGATATGTTATGCTTCCTGGCATCCCATCATAATACAAAGTCAGAGTCGATTCATCGTAATCCACAGGATCTGAACCTCCTCCATGTCCATGGCCTCCGGTACCCGGGTGATTCAAATTGAAAACTACAGATCCATCCATTGTAATGAGTTTCATATAATGCTGGGTAAGGTTGTAGAGTGATGTTGTATCTCCACTTGTATAGGTGATATTTGGAGCAATACCCACTGAACTGCTATCATCCCAGGAAAAATCACTGCTTTCATCATATTCGAAGGTGAATGTGTGACTCAAAATGTCCACAGATGATGCTTCATCATCATGCGAACCGCTTATCGTAAAAACATCCTGCCCATCCCATGTTTCAACTCCACCACCTGGGGCTGTATCCTCATAAATAATGTCCATTTTCAACTGGTCTGCCCCTCCTTTTTTTGCCAGGGTGTAGGTGAGTGTCCTTGTGCCCGATGATGCAGTTATCTTGTAATTGCTTGGATTGAGTCCGGCATTACCTCTTGCTTCCAGATCAAGGGAAAAATTGTATATTGGTGCAGGACTTGATTGGTTTACTGCTCCAATCTTGAAGGCTTGTTTCAGAGTGTCTTTTCCCATGGCAGGAATGACTTCAAGTTCGACAACGGCTGTTTGATTCACAGTGTCTGCTGTGGCGCTGGCATATGCAAGTGAATTTGCATAATCTGCCCATGCGTTGTAAAATTCGCTCTTGATGTAAATTATCACTTTATCTGATGTCAGAGGATTTGTTCTTCTTGAATCTAAAGGATCCGGATACAATATTGTTGGCATGTTGTCAGAGCTGACGGTGATATCGACATCAGATCTTCCATCGTATGCGGTATTTCCTTCTATACTCATTATTGGAAGTGTCAAAGTTTCCCCATTGTAATGGAATTCAGGTGGGGATATCATAACCGATTTTCCATTAGGATATTTGGACCACACTCCTCCTCCTTCATATCCGATAACTCTGTCTTTGTCACTGTACACAATACTTCCCATTGACGCATTGAACTCGTTCATCTCAGGATTACTGGTATAGTCCTCCCAGGATCTCCACTTATCCTTGTTCTGTTTGAAAGCATCATACCATGAAGCATCAATATCTACAGAGATGATAACTATCTGGCTTTCTTCATAGGATTGGTTATCACCATTAACTTTTATGTCACCTCCTGTCATAGAAAAGGAAGTGCTCTGGCTTGGCGATTCTCCGAGTGCGACTTTGCTTGTACGTGAATCAAATATCGTGAATGCCTGTTCCACCTTCTGGGCATTTGCCATATCCTGCATTTCGTATATTGTTGGCACACCATAAAGAAAAATCATACTTACAGATGTAATTGTAAGTGCCAATAGCATTATCATTCCCACAACGGATGAAACGGCTTTTTCAGATCGTATTAATTTTTTCATTCTACACCCACCCATTTTACTTCTTAATTTCACTCTACAGTCACGCTCATAGGAGAAACTGTTATGAAAACATCGATATTTGGATTGTAATCCTTTCTTACCTGAATCGTCATGTTGCTTGCGTTTACATATGTTGTCTGCATTCCGATCGATTCATTAAGATATTTTTCCCATGCTTCGTAATAATCGCTTGATAGTGTAATCTCAACCTGTGACACATTGTTATAACTTTCAACTAAAAGCTGACCACCGTTTGATACCACACGGATCAATCCCGATCCTGATATTCCTTCATTGCCTGTGATCGTTACCATGGGTATTAACAGTGAACTGTTGTCATATGCAAATACAGGTTTTGATATTGCAATTGCACTTCCCTGTGGATATCTGGCCCATGCGCCGGTATTCTCATAGGCGAACGATGTGTCCATGTATTCATTTTCTATCGCACGTAATTGCCTTTCAAACGAGATCGATTCAATTGAGGACGTGGATTCATTCCACATGTCCATGCTTACATTCATGTAGCTATTACCCGTGACGGAAACTATACCACCATGCATCTTTAGTTCTACAGACTGGGAGGGAGCTTTACCTGCCGCTATTTTATTCATGTTTGGGGTAAGTACTGAGAAACTCTGTCGGATGTTCTCCTGATATCCTGATTCTTTCATATGCTCAACCAAAGGGTACCCTACAACAGCTATGATTCCAATTGCCAGAAGCATCATTCCAAGTGTTATGATGAAGTCCAGAACTTCCGTAACCGCATCATCAGAAAAGACTGATCTTTTTCTTCTTGTCATTTTGTTTTGTTCCCATGTGCTCAGAATATTATGATGGCATCTTTATCGGGTTCGTATGTCATTACATACTCATTTTTCTGACTATATAGTGTAGTTGAATAGACTACTGCGTTATCGGCATAATATGGAACTTTTACTATCGTTTCATCTCTGTCATCTGATGTGAGCACAATATCCTTGGTGCTGTTAACAAACTCTAATGAATATGTTTTTCCTGCGATCTTGCTAGGCAGGGACAGCTCATATCTTATTTCTCCGATCTGCGATCCGGAGTTCTCTGCAGCACCAATCATGGTGTCCATAGATGCAATACGCACAGCGATATCACTTCCATGTATCTCAAATTCGTCACGCATCACGGTTTGTTCTGCCTGATCCATCAGGCTGTAGAATGAACTGAGAACCATGACAAGCATTAGGACTGTTATCGAAAAAGTAAGTATGAATCCAATTGAAACTGAAACCGCATTCTCATCGCTACATATGTTCCGTAGTGTCATATGTTTCTCCCTGGCAACGATACCGGTAAATTACGGACCATATTCATTTCACTAGAGCTCATGGTGAAAGTCGGATTGATCACCCGGTGCCTTGCATATGCAAAATCCTCTCCTGAACTGAGTTTTCCTGAAAATGTGAAGTATCCCACTGCATTGCCGCCATGGAGGATATTTATTGAATAATCATTTCCATCTGTATTATCTGAAAAAAAGAATGACCCTGAAGGGTTGGAGTCAATTTTATTTCCGGTTATGTTGATCAGGGTGGCTGCTGTATATGTTCCTATTACTGATGACTGATCTGAAACAGTGGCGTTTATAATGCCGCTTGAGTTGTAAAGTTCAATGGACCATAGGGTAGCGGAACTATTCGTAATTGTTATTGTCAGGCTGTCAGAGCTATCTCCTAGTTTTGATGTGTCGGGGATTTCCAGCAAAAACACATCTGTGGTGTTGATGTTACTGGCAACTGTCCAATTATCTCTTCCATCCACGAGTCCAGTTTGGGTGAAAAAAGGTTGATGCAATGTAGTATTCTCACAATTAAAAGTAAATCCTGAGATCGCGTAGTTTCTGGAAGCTATCTCTATGTACATATCTATGTACTGTTCAAAGGACGTATTATTGAAACTTCCATCTTTCATAGCATACTTGTAAGCATCTTCATAGCTTTCTGATGTCATCTGGACAGCATTTGAAATCTCGTAACGCGAAGTATCAATACTTGATTCTGAGGCAACGTTACTGGCATATATGACATTGTTCAGCATGATGGTAAGCACAACTATGCCGATTCCCAGTGCAAACCCTGTAACAAGGAGTAATTGCCCACATTCATCCAGTTTTTTCATTCCATCACTTTCCAATGTTCTTACATTCTCCAGAGTGTCATTTTGATATTGACAATATTGTAAAAATCACTACTTGTATCAGCATCAGGTATTCCTGTATTTGTCATAAAAACAGATGTGTTCCCAACCTCATAATCTGAAAGGACTACTTTTTTAGAGATGATCACAGCATTGTTGGATGGATCGCCATTATATATGTAGGGACTCGACATCTCAATGCCATTTTCATTTATCCGGGCGAAATGGACATTGTGTGCAATTCCTCTGGGGATTGCAATAAATAGGAACATATCACCAAGGGAACTGTTTGAAAGGGTCGTGTTGCTGGAATCTCTTGATCGGTATGCTGTTCCGTTCCATACATATTCTGTTCCGTCCCAACTCAGTACGTCATTCTTAAGATCGGAGTTGTGGCCAGATGGTGTGTAGGAAAGTGCATTTAGCATATCCTGGCCAATGGTCTGCAGCTGGGCTTCGATATGTGCATTTGCAGTTGATGATGTGAGTGGTGTCAGAGAGGTTGCTTCTACTGCGAACACAATCACTCCAACCATTATCAGTGCTGCCATTACCGCCTCAAGTGTATGCATCTGGGCGTGTGAATTCTTTTTCATATAAAAGATATTCCAGTTCATATTACCACACCCTAAATGACATTATGGTTGCTTCTGTATTTCCTGAATTTATATCTTTCAACAAGACTATTCTTTTTGTCTGGCCAACATTGACACCGGTTGGTATTACTTTCCCAGAAGTGTTGATAATCCCTGTTTTGTTTTCCAGTGTGACATTAAGGTCGTATCTAAGATATGATCCGTTCAAGCCAAGGTAGTCAACAGTATGGGTGTAATTTCCATCCAGTTCTGCAAATAACAGATCGACTTTTGCCTTATTCACCATGTTAGGAACAGTTTCATCACCTTCGTTCAGGATATTCTCAACCAGGGCTGTTGAAGTCCTGTCAGCAATCAACGTAGTTTCATCAGAATTTGAGATGAAAGGGGTGAATATTCCGGAAGTGTAGTTGAATACAAAGATGACTACGAACAAGAAAATAGTGATGCTGATGAGGTAATCTATAGTTATCTGGCCTTTTTTGTCCATATTGCCCTTTGTATAATTAGTAGCTAATTATATAAAAAACAATTGTAATATATTAGTTGTATTTATTTCACATGTTCGAGGCATTGGCTTCTATACCCCAAACAATTAAAAACAGCAAATACATATCATAATCCCTGATGGATGAAATAAGGATAGTCCACACAGGGGACACACATCTTGGATACCGGCAATATCATAGTGATGTACGCCGGCAGGATTTTTTCAATGCTTTTTCCACTGTGGTGGACGATGCTATTAGTATGAGCGTGGACGCTGTAGTACATGCAGGTGACCTGTTTGATTCCAGGAATCCCACACTTGATGATATTCTTGATGCCATGGGTCTGTTCTCAAAACTGAAAAGTGCAGGAATTTCGCTCCTTGCAATCGTTGGTAATCATGAGAGCAAACAGAGTACGCAGTGGCTTGACCTTTACAGCAGCCTTGGTCTTGTAATTCGTCTTGGTACAGAGCCTTACAGGCTGGGTGAGCTTGCCTTATATGGTATTGACAGTGTTCCAAAGACAAAGATACCCTTATTTGATTATTCCATATTTGATGACAAGGCAACCGATGCAAAGTATAACCTGTTTGTAATGCACCAGCTCGTAAAACCCTTCGCCTTTGGTGACTGGGACATAAAAGAGGTAATTGACTCTATTCCTTTTGATGTGCATGCAGTACTTCTTGGAGATAACCACAAGCAAGAAATAACCACAGTCAATGATGCATGGGTCACCTACTGTGGCAGTACCGAGAGGAACAGTACTTCAGAACGCGAACCACGCTCCTACAATATAGTCACCATCGGGGGAACTGGTATTGAGATAAGTAAGCGTGCAATTAAGACGCGTGAATTTGTATTCATACCTGTCAATCTCACGGAAGATTCGGATTCTCACGAGGATGTATTTTCCGCAGTAATGGAACATGACATTGAAGAGAAAGTTGCCTTCGTGGAAATATCAGGCGATGTCAGGGTAAAGCTGGATTTCAGTGAAATAGAGAAGTTCCTTTTGTCAAGAGGTGCACTGGTTCCGGGGATAAAGGATCTTCGCAGTGGAGTCGATACACTGGAAGATTCCTCTTTGAAAGTCTCTTTCTCAGATCCGGACGATGTCGTCAAAGAAGAGATTAAGAAAATGGACCTTACGTCTGGCGGTCTATTGCTTGATGATATAATAAGGGATCCACGTATAGTGAAGACAAGAGTCGGTGATGAGGCCGAGTCTAAATTAGGACAGTTGCTTGAAAATATCGATTTTACGAAATATGTTCCTGTTAACGCTTCCTATGTACTTTCCGATGATGCAGCGATGGTGGTATCCGAGTCTGCGATGACTGAATATGGTCATGCAGTTGAAACAGTGACCGAATCTGAAAAGAAAACATCGGATGATACTCTAATAGATGTGGTTCAGAAGTCCGACGGTTCTGAAAAAACAGATATGCCCGTTTCTGATAATTCTAACGATATAGTGCCTGTTAAAAAATCTAAGGAAACAGGAGCTACTGAAAAAATGGACATGTCTGAGGACTCAGTAGTAGTGGATGATGCTGAGCATAGTGATAAAAAGCAGGTCAAAGCTAAAAAAACAGAGCCTGAAACTGTAAAACCCCGCCAGTACAATCTGGGTGATTACCTTTGATGTTAAAACGATTAAATGTTGAGAATATCAGGAGCTATAAGGAACTGGACATTTCGTTCAAGAATGGTGTCACAGTGGTATCAGGTGTTAACGGAAGTGGTAAATCCAGTCTTCTGGAGGCATGTTTCACAGGACTTTTTGGAAGCAAGACTCTGGATAAGGACTTCGTACTTTCCGATATCATCACCAAGGGTGCTTTAAAGGCATCAATATTGCTTGAATTCGAGCAGAATGGACATAATTATTCTATAGAGCAGTCTTTCAGGAACGACCCGGAAAAAGGACGTGCTTCCAATACTAAATCCATCTTCAGGAAGGATGGAGATATCATATTTGACCAGGCAACGCGGACCTATGAATCAGTGACATCCCTTTTGAATATGGATGAAGAAGCTTACAGGAATTGTGTTTACATACGCCAGGGTGAAATCGATGTTCTCATCAACTCCAAACCCAAAGACCGCCAGAAAATGATAGATGACCTCCTGCAACTTGGCAAACTGGAAGAGTACCGGGAACGATCTTCAAGTGCCAGGGTTGGAGTTGGGCGGCATCAACGTGATAATGAAAGACGTATCAAGGAATTTGGCGCGGAGATAAAGCTCGTAGAGGATACTGATCCCAGTGGTAGGCTGGCAACTCTGAAGACCAGAGCCGGGCAAATTGATTCTGAAATGGCTTCGTTCAATGAAAAGAGGGACCGCACACGTTCCCTGATAGATGAGGTCACGAAAAAACTTTCGGAGTTAAGTGAACTCTCCGACAGGAAAAAGTCGGTGGAACAACAGATAAAAGAGCTTACTGACAGAAAATCAAAATCATTCCAATCCATTGATTCATTTTCAAAAGACATTCGTTCTCATAAGGAACTTCTTGAATCCAGACAGGTGAGAGTTTCTGAAATAGAGTCTCAGTTGAAGGCTAACTCAAAAGATATTGAATCCCTGATCGTTCAGATGGATGAAGCTGAACGTTCTTTACGGGACGCTCTTAGCGAGCTGAAAAGTAAAAAAGCAGTTTCTGAAAAAGATCTTCTCAGCATTGCTCAGTCTGTGAAAGATTCGGAAAAACAGATAAAGTCCATTGAGGATACGGCAAAAGATGCTGACTCCAAAATAAAAGGCGTTTATTCTGAGATCGAGAAACACAAAGTCAGCATTGCAGGACTTGAGGATAAACACAAGAATATTTTGTCTAAAATAGTTTCTCTGGGTTTCATTCTTGAAAAACTTGAAAACATCGATGAGGTTCTCGACCTTGTAAATGACCAGCAAAAAAGGTTCTATGGCAGGGAATCTAAACTCAAGGTGAAGATATCTGAACTTAAAAGCAGGATTGAAAAATCAAAACAACTTCTGGCAGCTGGAAAGTGCCCCACATGTGGGCAGGAACTCAAAGGTTCATGTGTGGAGCAGTCCAGTGTTTCAGATAATGAAACAATAAAGCAACTGGAAGCAGAACTATCTGAACTTAAGGTCAAGCAGGCCGAAGCTGAAGCAAGGGTTGATAAGGTCAAATCAGCTCGCGCTTGTAAATCAGACATTGATGTTGTTCTCAGGGATATCGAGTCTGCGAAAGAGGCTATTGACAGGGATAACAAGAGGATTGAAGAGTATAAGCTGCACCTCAGGGAAGATGAGCTGAAAATAAAGGAACTTCTGTCCGGGAAGGAAGTACTGGAAAAGACCATCGACGGGACAAAAATAAAGGTAGAAGGGTTAAGGCAGGAAGAGGAATTAACCTTAAAAGAGCATTCAAAGTCCCTGGAACGCCTTGGTCTTGCCCGGGAAATGCAGAAAATAATGGGAGAGTTCGAGAAGATAACTTCCGAAATAAGGCAGATGAATGAGAAAATCAAAGGTATTCAGGAAATGATCTCACTCTTTGAAGGGCAGATAGGGGAGAAAAAAGAATCTGTAAAGGATATTGATGAGAAGATTGGAAAATTCGATAAGAAAGAGCTCGAATCTTTTAGCAAAGATTATAGTTTTGCTTTTAGCAAGATCAATTCGGAAATTGATAGGCTGAAGCTTGAAAAAGGCGAGGTAATGAAGAAAGAGGGAATGGCTGAAAATGACAGGACCCGACTTTCAGGCCTCAAAAAGAATCTGGATATGCTAAAGAACCGGGCTGATTATCTCAATGCTGTTTATTCTGATGCTGAGAACCTTGAAAGTATGTACATGCGAATACGTGCGCAACTGCGTTCCAGCAATATACAGACGCTTGACCGGCTGATAAACGAAATATTCTCGTTCATGTATTCAAATAATGCTTATTCTCATGTAATGCTGGACGCAGATTATAATCTCACGGTGTTCGAAAAGGATGGCACTGCTCTTGAACCCAAGCTTCTCAGCGGCGGAGAGCGTGCTTTATTCAATCTGGTACTTCGCTGTGCAATATATCGCCTGCTCTCACTTGGTACTTCATCTCATGATGGTGCCGGGCTTCCACCTCTTATCATGGACGAACCCACAGTATTCCTTGATAGGGGTCATGTGCACCAGCTAATAAAGCTCATAGACATGATGCGGGACATAGGTGTGGCACAAATTCTCATAGTTTCCCACGACGAATCCCTTATTGACTCGGCTGATCATGTATTTGCGGTTGAGAAAGACCCAGTGACAAATAATTCAGCCATATATGCAAGATAATTGACAGTAAATACTTATTTATTGCTTGAATAAAATACATCTGGCGACCAGAAGGTATATTATACTTTTATTCATATATTAACATATAATTGTCGCATAATTGCGATGAGGGACTGAATGGATTTACGAGGCTTTTCATGAATACTGAAAACAGGGATTTTGTGATTGAACGCCTTGAGCGGCAGCTCAAGGAAAAAGAAACAGAACTAGATGAAATCAAAAACAATATCCGTGATTCTATACTCCGGGAGATTAGAAGTGACCTTAAGAACGATCTTGATTTCAACAACCGAATTGCGCAACTTGAACGTAAGGTTCAGGCTCTGAGCAGTAATCTTAATGGTGTCATGGATGAACTCCTTGACCAAAAATCAATGATACGTTCTATGAAAGAGTTACCCGTTCCTTGCGAAAAGAAAGTAGAGCAAAAATCACCGGTTGAGCCTGTAAAGGAACCATCAAACGCAAAGGTATATAGGCCGGAACCTAAACCTGTAGCACCTTCAGCAACTCCGTCACAATCACAGCCTGTACCTCCATCTTCAGCAATTCCTTCTTCTGTACGCTCAGCTCCAACTGAACCATCACCTTC
Encoded proteins:
- a CDS encoding AAA family ATPase, translating into MLKRLNVENIRSYKELDISFKNGVTVVSGVNGSGKSSLLEACFTGLFGSKTLDKDFVLSDIITKGALKASILLEFEQNGHNYSIEQSFRNDPEKGRASNTKSIFRKDGDIIFDQATRTYESVTSLLNMDEEAYRNCVYIRQGEIDVLINSKPKDRQKMIDDLLQLGKLEEYRERSSSARVGVGRHQRDNERRIKEFGAEIKLVEDTDPSGRLATLKTRAGQIDSEMASFNEKRDRTRSLIDEVTKKLSELSELSDRKKSVEQQIKELTDRKSKSFQSIDSFSKDIRSHKELLESRQVRVSEIESQLKANSKDIESLIVQMDEAERSLRDALSELKSKKAVSEKDLLSIAQSVKDSEKQIKSIEDTAKDADSKIKGVYSEIEKHKVSIAGLEDKHKNILSKIVSLGFILEKLENIDEVLDLVNDQQKRFYGRESKLKVKISELKSRIEKSKQLLAAGKCPTCGQELKGSCVEQSSVSDNETIKQLEAELSELKVKQAEAEARVDKVKSARACKSDIDVVLRDIESAKEAIDRDNKRIEEYKLHLREDELKIKELLSGKEVLEKTIDGTKIKVEGLRQEEELTLKEHSKSLERLGLAREMQKIMGEFEKITSEIRQMNEKIKGIQEMISLFEGQIGEKKESVKDIDEKIGKFDKKELESFSKDYSFAFSKINSEIDRLKLEKGEVMKKEGMAENDRTRLSGLKKNLDMLKNRADYLNAVYSDAENLESMYMRIRAQLRSSNIQTLDRLINEIFSFMYSNNAYSHVMLDADYNLTVFEKDGTALEPKLLSGGERALFNLVLRCAIYRLLSLGTSSHDGAGLPPLIMDEPTVFLDRGHVHQLIKLIDMMRDIGVAQILIVSHDESLIDSADHVFAVEKDPVTNNSAIYAR
- a CDS encoding exonuclease SbcCD subunit D — translated: MDEIRIVHTGDTHLGYRQYHSDVRRQDFFNAFSTVVDDAISMSVDAVVHAGDLFDSRNPTLDDILDAMGLFSKLKSAGISLLAIVGNHESKQSTQWLDLYSSLGLVIRLGTEPYRLGELALYGIDSVPKTKIPLFDYSIFDDKATDAKYNLFVMHQLVKPFAFGDWDIKEVIDSIPFDVHAVLLGDNHKQEITTVNDAWVTYCGSTERNSTSEREPRSYNIVTIGGTGIEISKRAIKTREFVFIPVNLTEDSDSHEDVFSAVMEHDIEEKVAFVEISGDVRVKLDFSEIEKFLLSRGALVPGIKDLRSGVDTLEDSSLKVSFSDPDDVVKEEIKKMDLTSGGLLLDDIIRDPRIVKTRVGDEAESKLGQLLENIDFTKYVPVNASYVLSDDAAMVVSESAMTEYGHAVETVTESEKKTSDDTLIDVVQKSDGSEKTDMPVSDNSNDIVPVKKSKETGATEKMDMSEDSVVVDDAEHSDKKQVKAKKTEPETVKPRQYNLGDYL